A stretch of the Bacillus sp. FJAT-18017 genome encodes the following:
- a CDS encoding MerR family transcriptional regulator → MYNIKAVSKILDMPTVTIRAWENRYQAITPERNESGHRVYTEENLKDLKWLKKQVQENGINIGQAVKLLRDKKENKTVSLPGWSSAQSFDMQIAELFEAVEELDSAKCELLLDLYFSQFPYRMVLQSIVVPLMNKVGQAWEEGVFHVVNEHMISNLVQQRIMKLLNVFPVSADLPKVMAFCPEGEEHQLGLLMFTVYLRERRYPVYYIGANTPLEGLGELIREKGIEIVALSVSEKMVESEMNYFLKTLQTHNPQLKIIIGGMGVKESKKLRKRWYITPSESNWEDALQDVIQ, encoded by the coding sequence ATGTACAATATTAAAGCTGTATCAAAAATCCTTGATATGCCGACTGTAACGATCCGGGCCTGGGAAAATCGGTATCAGGCGATTACGCCGGAGCGGAATGAATCAGGGCATCGAGTGTATACAGAAGAAAATTTAAAAGACCTGAAATGGTTAAAAAAACAGGTGCAGGAAAACGGAATAAATATAGGCCAGGCCGTTAAGTTGTTACGTGATAAGAAGGAAAACAAAACAGTCTCCCTTCCCGGATGGTCATCTGCTCAAAGCTTTGATATGCAAATTGCTGAATTGTTTGAGGCAGTCGAAGAATTGGATTCAGCAAAATGCGAACTGTTGCTTGATCTTTATTTTTCACAGTTTCCTTACAGGATGGTTCTTCAATCCATAGTTGTTCCTCTTATGAATAAGGTAGGACAAGCTTGGGAAGAGGGCGTTTTTCATGTTGTGAATGAGCATATGATTTCTAACCTTGTTCAACAGCGAATCATGAAACTTCTCAATGTTTTCCCTGTTTCAGCGGATCTGCCAAAAGTGATGGCATTTTGTCCGGAAGGAGAGGAACACCAGCTGGGATTGCTGATGTTTACGGTATACCTGAGGGAGAGGCGATATCCGGTCTATTATATTGGTGCCAATACACCACTTGAGGGACTAGGGGAGCTGATTCGTGAAAAGGGAATTGAAATTGTAGCTCTCTCTGTTTCGGAAAAAATGGTTGAATCCGAAATGAATTATTTCTTAAAAACACTTCAAACACATAATCCTCAGCTAAAGATTATTATTGGCGGAATGGGTGTTAAGGAAAGCAAGAAATTGAGAAAACGCTGGTATATAACCCCTTCTGAATCAAATTGGGAAGATGCACTTCAGGATGTCATTCAATAA
- a CDS encoding TrkA C-terminal domain-containing protein encodes MRTKIPIYEQIAIDIANRIYNEKYKVGEKVHGRSTLASEYNVSPETVRKAMKILEDVEIVRSEKGAGVVIASRENALTYINRFSNLESVKDMEKQMRLLMNERKEIDLRLFEKINQLIELSGKFRHTNPLAPIEVEITNECVHIGRTIAELKFWQNTGGTIVGIKRNGELILSPGPYATIKEGDILLIIGDEQSNHRVVDFLRE; translated from the coding sequence ATGCGGACAAAAATCCCGATATATGAGCAAATTGCCATCGATATTGCAAATCGGATATACAATGAAAAATATAAGGTTGGCGAAAAGGTCCATGGGCGTTCGACGCTGGCAAGCGAGTACAATGTCTCTCCAGAAACAGTTCGGAAGGCAATGAAAATCCTAGAGGATGTTGAAATCGTCAGGTCAGAGAAAGGAGCCGGGGTCGTAATTGCTTCTCGCGAGAACGCGCTGACTTATATCAATCGGTTCTCAAACCTTGAAAGTGTTAAGGATATGGAAAAGCAGATGCGGCTTCTGATGAACGAGCGAAAGGAAATAGATTTAAGGCTGTTTGAGAAAATCAATCAATTGATTGAGCTCTCAGGCAAGTTCCGCCATACGAATCCGCTGGCTCCAATTGAGGTTGAAATAACCAATGAGTGCGTTCATATCGGAAGGACCATTGCTGAACTTAAATTTTGGCAAAATACTGGCGGAACTATTGTAGGAATTAAACGTAACGGTGAACTTATTCTGTCTCCAGGGCCATATGCAACTATCAAGGAAGGCGACATTCTGTTAATCATTGGCGATGAACAGTCGAACCACAGGGTAGTAGACTTTTTGAGGGAATAA
- a CDS encoding ABC transporter ATP-binding protein — MALLELKNVSKVFGSGHTEVVALKTTDFSASRGELIAIIGPSGSGKSTFLTIAGGLLTPSTGDVIINGKNITDVKEKKRAGIRLKEIGFVLQQSNLVPFLTVRQQMQLLDKVKNDNVTKEKFMEVCESLGISDLLDSFPADLSGGERQRVAIAKALYTNPSIILADEPTASLDSDRAFEVMEMLKQATTSTGKTSIVVTHDTRLIDYCDKVYKITDGTLKLQEVKAFL, encoded by the coding sequence ATGGCGCTGTTGGAATTGAAAAACGTAAGTAAGGTGTTTGGATCAGGGCATACAGAAGTAGTCGCGCTAAAAACGACTGATTTTTCGGCAAGCCGTGGTGAGTTGATCGCCATTATCGGGCCCTCTGGATCCGGGAAAAGTACATTTTTAACAATTGCCGGGGGACTCCTGACTCCGTCCACTGGTGACGTCATTATTAATGGAAAAAATATAACGGATGTGAAGGAAAAAAAGCGGGCCGGTATTAGATTAAAGGAAATTGGATTTGTGCTGCAGCAGTCCAATCTGGTTCCATTCCTTACTGTCCGCCAGCAGATGCAGCTGCTCGACAAGGTCAAGAATGACAATGTTACAAAGGAGAAGTTTATGGAAGTTTGCGAGTCGCTCGGCATTAGCGATTTATTGGATAGTTTCCCGGCCGATTTGTCCGGAGGGGAACGGCAGCGGGTCGCAATTGCCAAGGCTTTGTATACAAACCCAAGTATTATCCTTGCTGATGAACCAACTGCTTCGCTTGACTCGGACCGCGCCTTTGAAGTGATGGAGATGCTAAAGCAGGCAACGACTTCCACAGGTAAAACATCGATTGTCGTAACCCACGATACAAGATTAATCGACTATTGTGACAAGGTATACAAGATTACAGATGGAACACTGAAACTGCAGGAGGTTAAAGCCTTTTTATAA
- a CDS encoding ABC transporter permease translates to MFLAWNEIKNNKLRFGLIVGVLTLVSYLVFFLSGLANGLENLNKESVLKWDAEGIILTEESDISLPQSIMETGDYDGNGADDYAVLGQFYAIASTEDVKGNVSLFGIREDEFIMPEVTDGKPFQKIGEVIADDTLKDEGFKIGDVLTLSATEEKLKITGFTDNARFNAAPVLYGSVETLQKVRFGESAESMKDKINAFVVRSGDLSDIEVADGLEVVGTQAFIENMPGYSEQNMTLTFMIYFLFVISAVILAIFLYVLTIQKISIFGVLKAQGISSEYLSKSVIAQTFLLALAGVIIGFGLTVLTGLFLPPAVPVAFNYLDMLVYAVVLIAVSIVGALFSIQTIVKIDPLKAIGG, encoded by the coding sequence ATGTTTCTTGCCTGGAATGAGATCAAGAATAACAAACTGCGCTTCGGTTTAATTGTAGGGGTGCTCACGCTTGTTTCGTATCTGGTATTCTTTTTGTCGGGGCTCGCAAATGGACTTGAAAACCTTAATAAAGAGTCCGTTTTAAAGTGGGATGCAGAAGGAATTATCCTGACAGAGGAATCAGATATAAGTTTGCCGCAATCAATCATGGAAACAGGTGATTATGACGGGAATGGAGCCGACGATTATGCTGTACTTGGCCAATTCTATGCAATTGCGAGCACTGAAGATGTGAAAGGGAATGTGTCGCTGTTTGGTATACGGGAAGATGAGTTTATTATGCCTGAGGTGACAGACGGCAAGCCTTTCCAGAAGATAGGGGAAGTTATTGCGGATGATACACTGAAAGATGAAGGTTTTAAAATCGGCGATGTTCTGACACTTTCAGCTACAGAAGAGAAATTGAAAATTACTGGATTTACGGATAATGCGAGATTTAATGCCGCGCCGGTTCTGTATGGGAGCGTGGAGACGCTTCAGAAAGTACGCTTTGGCGAGTCAGCTGAGAGTATGAAAGATAAAATTAACGCCTTTGTCGTCAGGTCTGGCGATTTGAGTGATATAGAAGTAGCAGATGGCCTAGAAGTAGTCGGCACCCAGGCGTTCATAGAGAATATGCCCGGTTACTCTGAACAGAACATGACACTGACATTTATGATTTATTTCCTTTTCGTTATTTCTGCTGTTATTCTCGCTATCTTCCTTTATGTATTGACCATCCAGAAAATCAGTATTTTTGGAGTATTGAAGGCACAGGGGATCTCAAGCGAATATTTATCGAAGTCCGTTATTGCCCAAACCTTCCTGCTTGCATTAGCTGGTGTCATCATTGGTTTTGGGCTGACGGTTTTGACCGGATTATTTCTGCCTCCAGCTGTCCCGGTTGCATTCAACTATTTGGATATGCTTGTCTATGCTGTAGTGCTAATCGCGGTGTCAATCGTTGGGGCGCTGTTCTCGATACAGACGATTGTGAAGATTGATCCTTTGAAAGCGATAGGAGGCTAA